The following coding sequences are from one Capsicum annuum cultivar UCD-10X-F1 chromosome 3, UCD10Xv1.1, whole genome shotgun sequence window:
- the LOC124897217 gene encoding photosystem II CP47 reaction center protein-like, whose amino-acid sequence MHTALVAGWAGSMALYELAIFYPSDLVLDPMWRQDMFVIPFMTHLGITNSWGDWSIRGGGGGGVVTNSGIWTYEGVAGAHIVFSGLCFLVAIWHWVYWDLEIFYDERTRKPSLDLPKIFGIHLFLSRVACFGFDAFHVTGLYGPGIWVFDPYGLTGKVQLVNPAWGVKGFDPFIPGGIASHHIAAGILGILAGLFHLSVRPPQRLYKELRMGNIEIVLSSSIAAVFFAAFGVVGTMWYGSATTPIELFGPTHYQWDQGYFQLEIYRRVSAGQVENQSLSEAWSKIPKKLAFYDYIGNNPAKGGLFRAGSMDNRDGITVGWLGHLIFRDKEGHELFVRRMPTFFETFLVVLVDGDGIVRADVPFKRAELKYSVEKVGVTIEFYDGELNGVSYSDPITVKKYARRAQLGKIFELDRATLKFDGIFRSSPRGWFTFGHASFALVFLFGHIWHGARTLFRDVFAGIDPYLDAQVEFGAFQKLGDPTTKG is encoded by the coding sequence ATGCATACAGCTCTGGTTGCTGGTTGGGCCGGTTCGATGGCTCTGTATGAATTAGCGATTTTTTATCCTTCTGATCTTGTTCTTGATCCAATGTGGAGACAGGATATGTTCGTTATACCCTTCATGACTCATTTAGGAATAACCAATTCATGGGGCGATTGGAGTatcagggggggggggggggggggggttgtaaCGAATTCGGGTATTTGGACTTATGAAGGTGTAGCGGGAGCACATATTGTGTTTTCTGGGTTATGCTTTTTGGTAGCTATTTGGCATTGGGTGTATTGGGATCTAGAAATATTTTATGATGAACGTACAAGAAAACCCTCTTTGGATTTGCCAAAGATCTTTGGAATTCATTTATTTCTCTCAAGGGTAGCTTGCTTTGGTTTTGATGCATTTCATGTAACAGGCTTGTATGGTCCCGGAATATGGGTGTTCGATCCTTATGGACTAACGGGAAAAGTACAACTTGTAAATCCAGCGTGGGGCGTGAAAGGTTTTGATCCTTTTATTCCAGGAGGAATAGCCTCTCATCATATTGCAGCAGGAATATTGGGCATATTAGCGGGCCTATTCCATCTTAGCGTCCGTCCACCACAACGTCTATACAAAGAATTGCGTATGGGAAATATTGAAATCGTCCTTTCCAGTAGTATTGCTGCTGTCTTTTTTGCAGCTTTTGGTGTTGTCGGAACTATGTGGTATGGTTCGGCAACTACCCCGATTGAATTATTTGGGCCCACTCATTATCAATGGGATCAGGGGTACTTCCAGCTAGAAATATATCGAAGAGTTAGTGCTGGGCAAGTAGAAAATCAAAGTTTATCAGAAGCCTGGTCTAAAATTCCTAAAAAATTAGCTTTTTATGATTACATCGGCAATAATCCAGCAAAAGGAGGACTATTCAGAGCAGGTTCAATGGATAACAGGGATGGAATAACGGTTGGATGGTTAGGACACCTTATCTTTAGAGATAAAGAAGGGCATGAACTTTTTGTACGTCGTATGCCTACTTTTTTTGAAACATTTTTGGTCGTTTTAGTAGACGGCGATGGAATTGTTAGGGCCGATGTTCCTTTTAAAAGGGCAGAATTGAAGTATAGTGTTGAAAAAGTAGGTGTAACTATTGAGTTCTACGACGGTGAACTTAACGGCGTCAGTTATAGTGATCCTATTACTGTGAAAAAATATGCTAGACGTGCTCAGTTgggtaaaatttttgaattagatCGTGCTACTTTGAAATTCGATGGTATTTTTCGTAGCAGTCCAAGGGGTTGGTTTACTTTTGGGCATGCTTCGTTTGCTTTGGTCTTCTTGTTCGGACACATTTGGCATGGTGCTAGAACCTTGTTCAGAGATGTTTTTGCTGGTATTGACCCATATTTAGATGCTCAAGTCGAATTTGGGGCATTCCAAAAACTTGGAGATCCAACTACAAAAGGATAG